A stretch of DNA from Equus asinus isolate D_3611 breed Donkey chromosome 20, EquAss-T2T_v2, whole genome shotgun sequence:
GAAAGTgaaatgtaaaaatttatttaGTCATCTAGTGACACAAATGTTTGCCCAGTGAAAATTTGCTCCTAATAAACCTGATTCTTAAAACTCGAGAGTAAGGAGtttcaattaacatttatttcttgagcacctactatgttgTGAGATACAGTGgcgaacaagacagacaaggccCAAGCCTCATAGAGCTTATGTTCCCGTGGGGCAGATacataataaacaagaaaatgcaaTAATTATAGGCTGTTTTAATTGTCTGTAGAAATAAACAGGCTGTAAAATTGAATAGCTGGAGAAGGCCACTTCAGAGAACATGGCTAgaggaggcctctctgaggaggtgaaatATTTATCAGGGAGAATTTCATAAACAGGGAGAATGAGCAGTCACGTGAAAAACTGGACGAATTATTTCAGGCAGACAAGATAGCAAAGGGCAAAcataaggaagagaaggaatgtgGAGGGTTTGAGGATCAAACAGAAGGCAAGCATTTCTGGGACAGAGAACAACGGAAGAATGAAGGGCTGGGTGGGGCAGATCAGGCAGGGTCTTACAGGATGTTATTCAAAGATGATGAAAAGGTAACCTGTTGGGAAGTATTTAGCTTCGCAATATAGGGAGTAACTTGATCTGATTTACATGTAAATAAAACCTCGCAGTGGTGAGGGTAGACTCACTATGATGCACTGGCTGATCAGATCAGGGTCCTGGGCGAAGAAAGAGTCAAGGACGACACTTAGGTTCCTGGCTTGGACACTCAATTCAAGAAAAAGTGGATGAAATTGGAAGGTAATTGCAGTTGTCCAGCAAGAAATGATGGCATATTGGACCACAGTGGTGTTGATAGCAAGAAACACAAAGTAGACAAAATCATTAAATTTGTTGACTCCTTAGGGTTGTTCTTATTCTGTGGGGCCTATGGAATAATCCTAGTCTATTAGTATAAAATAATGCATCTCAAAATTTTCATACGAAAAACTTGGCGTAGAAGGAAATAGTGAAGTGAGAATGGGATCAAATAGTAGAGACTATCTCAGTCATTCACAGGTCCACAGCTGCCTCAACACACATCGTCTGTCCAGTTCACGTGTCAAAcccttctttctcttaattttatatCTGACGGCATCAATAAGTAGACAAAACTTCACTTTCTTAATTCCATTCTAACAATCTAACTTAAAACAGGAAGTCTTTTTGTTGGTGATCAGATCTATATTCACTAGCAGTGGAAaagttacttagcctttctgagtctctgttgccttatctgtaaaaagggaGTAATAACACCTGAGAGATTACTATCAGACTGAAATAATGTGTGACTGTACGCTGCCATTGATAATAAGCTATTCAAATAGAaagcataattattatttttctaacttcaTAAGCTCGTATTCCATCAAATTCAAGGATGTCCACctcttattttgatttcttaactGAATAAACCTGGAATATTCCTACCTCTGATATACAATAATGACACTAGTGACCCACAATTAGTAGGGAATGCGCTCTGAGTGATTTTTCCATTCTTAGAACTGTATCTGGGCTCATATAACCATACTCTCTGCTGGTCCCTATTCACCTTGTCTACCAAGTAGACATTTTTGAAATAGGTGACAGTGAAAGAATCTCAGGTGGAAAATTATTCTATTGAAGTTCTCAGAATGTGGTCTAAGGAAACATGGGTCCATGAGTCTCCTTCAGGAGTTCACAAGGTTCTTCCTTTGTCAAGTACATATCAGCATAATGCTGGGTTTTCTTCATGTTCTTCAACTAAAACAACACATCGCAACAGATGAAATGCGGAAGCAGATAAGATAACATAGCGCTCTTCCGTTAAGCCAGGCGTTAAAGAGTttgcaaaactgtaaaacaatgttacttttctcactaattttttttaaaatatagctatattttttaaaaatgtgttacttttattgttattattaaataggtcaatacttattttttttttacttttaatttctaataggGGTAAATATTGCCAGATAtaatccacataaacaaaagatCTTTGGAGTCTTGATGAGAATGCCAATGGGTTCTAAgaacaaaaagtttgagaaacactggtataGTGCAATCAACCAACCTGGACAGCATTACTAAGTGACTGATTTCATCCAGGGTAAGCTCTAAGCAGCTGAGTTTTCACTCACAGAAagctaattattttcttctttccttcctgcttaTCTTCTTGCcttcttgcctttctttttcttttttttttccatgagaaagactggccctgagctaacatcttttgctaattttcctctttttgcttgaggatgattatcgctgagctaacatctgtgccaatcttcctctattttatgtgggatggtgccacaacacagcttgacaagcggtgctagatctgcacctgggatctgaacctgtgaaccctgggctgctgaagtgcagtgcgtgaacttaaccacgaagCCACCGGGCCGGACctactttcctttctttgataAATTTTATTGACAGGATGAATGAGTAAATATCGGCCAGACTCTGTCAAAAACCTTAAGGTACAGAAATAACACAGTCTTGCTATCAAGGAGCATGGATCCTAGTGAAAAAGGCAGTCAATCAGATCATTGCAGTAAATTTGAAAGCAGGAACATGAGGTCACAGAAGACAGAGTTTTGACATCTGCCTAGGAGATTCAGAAGTACTGAACCAGACTTCAGGACTTAGCACATCACAAGACCTAAACAAATGTTCCAGTGTCCTTTTTGCACTTGTGGATCAACTCCTAATTTCAAACAGAAGTTGCCATGGTGGTGCGTGCACCGCTCCAATTTCTCTTCAAGAGAGAACTGATGGTAGGAGTGCATTTTGCTGCCAGCCCCCAGCTGTCATGACTTCAGGGTCCACCTCAGCTTTCCAGTTAACGGCAATGACTAAGCGCAGCATAGACCTGGGGCCTGGCCATTTCTGCTCAAGCCAGACTCCTCTATGGGTGTCATTGCACCAGAGTTCCCTACTGACCAGCCGAATCTAAATCAGGGTTGTAGtcctcagtctctttctctccagtcctccttccttcctttcacagaCGTCAGAACTACATCGCAGTCATAGGCTTTCCCTTCttattcctctttcctctccacttCCGCTTTCATAGGCATCATTCCCTAATAAattccctgaacctcagttttgtcTCCAATAAACTGGAAATTAGGTAACATCTTCATACAATTGTGTGATAATTAAATGATCTAATATAAGTGAAttatcttgttaaaatgtaaagtcctaaataaataagattattaTGGGTATTATTATGACTACCAATGACAGAAGTGTCTACAAAACCAAATAGCATTCTACAGTGATATGTCAAATTTTCCCTCTAAGAGCTTTCTAAGATCTGTTTTGATATGCATTCCAGAACGTttccagtggctttcaaacttatTCACAAGGTAGGGAACATGGAAATCATGCTTTTTAtcaaatacaatgaaatatagatatatttatgcccataatattattcattaattcaaaaaatatttgagaacttACTGTGTGTTGGAAATTATGGAGGGCAGCGGGATTACAATGGAGAACAGGATTTGGAACTGTCTAATTAATAAGGATAGTTTTCTAATAGAAATATACACAATAACAAATGTAGTCAGATCTCTGCAGATATATGCATTAACTCACTTAGTAGTCTCAAAACCAGatgaagggggccagcccagtggcgtagtggttaagtttgcatgcactGCTTTGgtagccaggggttcaccagttcggatccttagcgtggacctagcaccgctcatcaagccatgctgaggtggcgccccacacagaagaactagaagcacctacaactaggatatacaactatgtactggggctttggggagaaaaaaaaaagatgaagattggcaacagatgttagcaaagggccaatcttcctcaccaaaaagcacaccttaaaaaaaaaaaaaacgaagtaGTCATAGGgtacattttatagataagaaaacttcCTCAAGGTCAAACAGCTGGTGAGGGGCCGGGCCGGGCTTCACACTCAGGCAGTGTGACTCAAGCCCTTGCTGTTAATCTCTCagccagtgattttcaaactgcaGCTTTCAGGATCTCCTGAAAGGGGactgttaaaacacagattgctagGACCTACCCAGACATTTTCTGATGAAATAGGTATGAGGTGGGGGttaggaatttgcatttctaacaaattccaaGGAGATGTGGATGCTGCCGGTCCTCTTGGTCCTGGGGCCACACATCAAGAACTACTGCTAAGCCACACTGCCTCTTTATAAAGCTACTTATGACATGAGCCTAGCACCAAAATCTGGTTTGCATATAAACTTGCTCATGTTTCACTTCATTCTAAGATACAGGTTTCCCCACTATCTGAAAGTAGAGGGTTCCTACGAAACCTTTCCTAAGTCAAAATGGCGTAAAGTGAAGAAgcaattaccattaatttataAGGGAAAACCTTTTGAGTGTTTCCATACCCCAAAAATTACCTACCAAGATAAATTGAGATGAAGCACAGATGCTCACAGACACAGTTCCAAGCCATGGCCACTTGATGCCAAGATGCTGAGTGTAGTTCCTGGGGAAGGAGAGTGGTGACCCCACTCTCACTGCTGGGGTGCGCGCTGCCTGTCTAACTGCTGAGTGCAAAACAAATGCTGAATGCTATTTTCACTTTCCACCTTTttccataaaagcaaaaattctctCCACATTTCTTTCAGTTAGTGAAAACATGTGCTACTGTAGGTCTTTTGTAAAAGCAAGTGGCATAAAGCAAACTTTTGGATAGTCGGGGAAACCTGTATACCAAATTTTCAGGAATGCGACTTTCAGATAATCAACAGAGCATTGTACTTTGTTCTGCTGGGAAGATGACCAAGAGTTGTCTGGCAACAACAACTGAGGTACGGTGGTTGAATGACCACCTGATAAGGTATTTGAGTTATAACTCATTGAAATAATTTCTGTTCTCAGAAGAAGGGTATCTGTCACTTTCATTGTGTTGAAGCAAACCATCCATAATTAATCTGTAAATCaaaactggggtgagtttattatgagccaggccTGAGGACTATAACCTGGggacttccttccccaaggaagaaaggacaccaaagaagtggggtgtacagagtggttatataccatcttggaacaaagagcatacatcatatatgataggaatgtcccttttataattgtcatgagattgctttgctggcacagcaaaTCAGTGGTctcaaggtgagcacagcaggttggcaattaatccttagtttctagtaagagatgcttatccttaaggaaacgcCAATATGAGGGAAgatacatccctatctttaagggcatcattcttgtcgttgggacattgtaaatatttaaagcagatgtacaatgcatgctcaacaggccaggTCAGGCACTttagaaaaacaaggtcaggtcaaattagtttgtaaccaaatggcttcctcatatactccaatatatcctattgcttttcatttacttatcAATTGTGATTCTATAGTTTTACATAGAATTGCAGAGAACAGGTATCTGAACGTCTCATTCTGTTTTTCAGTACATTCATACATGAGCATTTTAGACAATGGAATTTAGGtctttttatttggaatttatttaaaatattttttgtgttcttttattacatttggtatttttcttttttattaagtgTGTAAGTAGCTTATACATGAATTTCAGTTCAGAATAGCAAAAggtttctataaaatatttgttataaaaataaaactgggtCTGGTCAGTTTGACAATCActaattaatttttccttctgctaATGGAGAGAGGTCTAgtgttttattttgagaaagaataCTTTGGGAATTATTGGATTAGTAGCAATAAACTAAATTGAAAATGAAGTTACCTGAGGTTTATTCCTGAATCTTACTAATTGGCAATGTGACATGCACTAAATTACTATTATCTTAGGATCTCCATTTCCCAATATTGAAATGAATCTATTAGACTAAGAGGTCTCCAAGATCCCTTTCTACTTATTCATTGAGTAAAGACTGTTTCAAACTTCCTTCACAGTTAAGTGTGCTACTTTGATCACAACCATTAAGGAAATTTCCAACTTGACTGTTCAACTCTTCAATATTGATGACCTAGTAAAAGTTTTAATGTTTTAACAACCAATGACATGCTTTCCCAGAAACTTAGGAAGGCAATGTTACTCCATCAGTGTCTCTCAACAGTAATTAGACGATGTCAGCAGTTAATTTTAAGCAAAGGGCTGTAAAACCTAGAAGTAGGGTGTTGGCCCCACCCTTGCCTTTGTCTTTTCTGCCTACATTAGAGAGCATTTTCACTTCTGAGCTTTCAAGGGCAGCTACTCTTGCCAAATCAAAAGTGGCTTTCAGGCCTAGAAACCAAAAGGTTATTAAGTGCATTTAACACCCCGGACACTTTCTGAGTGTTTTTAAGCCAGAATCTAGGGAGACAAAGGTGAATCATGTGAATTTGCTCCCTTTGAATGCTTGTAACCTGGTGGAAAATGTggacatataaatatttatcataacCAGTGAGATGAGTGCAAAACGCACGTGCCTTAGAGGGCAGGGGCACACGAAGGTCCGTCTTGTGCATCACTGGTCCCTAACGCTGGCACAAGGCCTGATACCTAACAGGCTTTGCAGGAAAGGAGCCCCAGCTTCCAGCAACAgccaggaaggtgagaggagctCTCACAGAAAAGGGTGATATTTAAACTGAGCGAGGAGGCACCTGGAAATAGTGCTACTAATAATTATTGGTGATCAGGCTAGTACCCAGGAACCTGCTCATTAGACCAGCTTTCTCACACCAGTTCTCTTCCTTATCCCGGGCAAGTTCATTCCTCTCTCTGGGCTTCTTGTTTTTCAGCCGTAAGAGGAGAAGGGTTTGGCAACCTAATCTCCAAGAGCTTTTGTGCGAGTCTGAGTGTGTGGTAACTAAATCCTATAAAGTTTGCAGGGACAAAAAAACAACTAATACACAAAAACAGTACGTTTGTACTACAATTGAATTCTCCAGTGGATAATAGGCAAACAACATTAACAGGAAACCGGACAAAacgaagcaaaaaaaaaaaaaggtagtgaAAGTTTTGGAAAACGGAAGGAAGAGCAGTTCTCAAACAGCTGGGGTGGCTGGGGGTAGCAAGTACaatttttgaggagaaaaaactgAGTTGGTGAGGACTAAGTGGGGAAGAAACGCAAGTAAAAGGAAACCCACTTGTTagatctctccctctctgggcttttTCTCACCTTCTGTTTCTCACCACCAccatgtctgtctctctctctctctctctctctgacctttgGCGGTaccacccccccccaccgccccccaaatttctctctctctctccgttaCTTCTCCAGGAGCGAAGTCTGGGTCGCGTGCGGGCCCACTGTGGCTCTTTAATCCTATTTTGAGACGTCCCTTGGCAATGGAACCGGTCCCTGGGATCTCCCCAGGTTCAAGGTCGGGCCAAAGCCAGGTGAGGGGCAGCGAGCACTCCCGGTTTccacctccccccgccccccagccccgcaGCTCTCCAGCTCACCGGTTCCCCAGCCTGGAGGCGTCCGGACGCCCCGCCCCCCGAgaccccgcccccgccgcgcggcGGGTTTCCGGCCCAGCTGGCTATTTCAGGGCGCGCGAGGTGCAGGTCGCCTTGCTCCCAGCCTGCCGCCCTCCGGTTCtgctgcctctcccacctcccctccgGGCCCCGGCCACCATGGGTCCCTGGTCCGGCTCGTTCCTCGCCGCCTTCCTGGTGCTCCTCTCCACCGTGGGCCCCGCGCGCTGCGACACACCTGCCAACTGCACCTACCCTGACCTGCTGGGCACCTGGGTCTTCCAGGTGGGCCGCAGCGGTTCCCAACGCGACATCAACTGCTCCGTTGTGGGTAAGCCTCCGACGCCCCCCAGACCCGCTCCCTTCCCTCGCTAGCCCGGGACACCTTCCTTTCTGTCCCCAAGCCGTCCTCACCCCTAGCGGCCACCCCGAGCGCTCATGCAGGAGGTCAATGCTAGTGGGAGGTCCGGACGTCTTGGCTGGACTTGGGTCCCCTTGGGGTGCCCTCGCGCACGCCAGGGCCGGGAAGTCCAAGTTCAGCTGCTGAGAACTTCTcatttcacattttcttgattattcCCGGGGCctcaacattttttttcaataactttttctttcctccccttcatttttgtttttgttttttggtttgtttggtttggaAGAGAGTTGAGACTGTGCAGTCTCtcccatctgcagttttaatTGTGCCAGTGAAAAATGAGCTCAAAGATGCTCGAGAATACAGAAGGAAAAGTTTTCTCGTTTTGTTAGGTTATGGGAAAGAGCCGTTATGCCCAGCGATTTTGATTTGGACATGTGTTGATGCTACTAGTCCGAGAAAATTTCTGGTACCACTTTGCACTGTTTCATGTAGGCAAGGaggcatataatttttttttttttttagtaactcTTCAGCCAGTAATTACATTTGGAAATGCCCAGAGCCAACCACGATGCCTGGCTCATGGAAGGCTCTCAATATCTAATGTTTGAATACACTGGGATATTCCATGAATCCTCAGATAACATGTCTATACCAGGAACAAAGAATTTagtgaagggagaagaaaaaacagagactCTTGGGTCAGAAGAGGCACTCTTGTTCTGCCCAAACCCTTACCACTGTGTGGCTTGTGCAGAAGGAGTGAAGCCCTCAGCTGCAATTTCCTTGTCAGCAGAACAAAGATTGCCAGGTCATCTGTTACTAAACAGACCTTTTTAACTGTCTGACTCCAGATGATTGTGTGGTGTCTGGGAATCCTGGGCATtattaccatttttcttttaaaagttgaaCTGGGAGGTCCAAAGCAGAAGGGAGGTTGGGATTTGCACTGTTCTGTCACTGCAATCTCCTATTTGAGAGCATTAATCTGAAAGGTGGAAAAACTATCCAAAGTGTGGAAACCTCCACATGAACGAACACAGCAGAACCCTTTTCAGGCAGCCTCTGCTTGTAGACCATACCTTTGACCTTAACCTAATAATTAAAGACACTCACAGATCTGATGCCCCCATCTTCTGAAGTTTAAAAGGTTAGTTCCTATCTGCACAAATTAGCTTTATAGGATAGAAACTTCGAGTTTGCCAAATACTTAGGAAGGATTCCGATTCTGAGTTTCTGAACTGTAGAGCCATTGAGGAGAAAGATACGCCGTTTCTTCTCTGAAGAGATCATTTCCTTTGTCCTTATCATCTGATAGcaggtctttttatatttttagatttccactttttgactaccATTTTGTCTTCCCATTTCCGCCTGTCATTTTTAGCATCCCCTGTCTCTCCTTCAGTGTTTGGATGCTCAGGGAAGGTAGGAGCTGTACTTTTTGGGGTCTCTCTGCTTGCTGTCTTTTGAGTCCTCACTTCACAGGCTTGCCTGAGACCCCTCTGGGACTCTACGGCTGGAGGCAACACACTGGAGACTAGTATCTTCATAAGGCAGATTGGCCCAAATTGAGTAGCATGAACGGCAACAGCTTACAAAGAATGGAAATTATGAAGGAGATTTTTGCTCCCATTGAAGTccaaataattttcctttcttgtgcgttttcttttctctaggaccaccagaaaaaaaagtagtGGTGCACCTTGAGAAGTTGGATACAGCGTATGATGACTTAGGCAATTCTGGCCATTTCACCATCGTTTACAATCAAGGCTTTGAGATTGTGTTGAATGACTACAAGTGGTTTGCCTTTTTTAAGGTTAGTTTTGTTGGAAAATGCATTCGTATTTTCCATGATTTGATATCTGAAACCTCTTCTAATCAGGAGACCcttgtaatttaatttttgattAAGAAGATAACCAGAATTGACACCATTTTTTTCCAAGAGAAATTAGAGGGTGTAATTTTGTCACTTTATTTGAAATGATTTcaagaggttttaaaaaaaaataaaacctgatcTATATTTGAATATGTACAATCCATCcatatttaaatttacattttggtAAGTATGACTAAatgcttaatttattttctttatcaccACACCTCTATTTCTCAATATTGCCTTAGTCCCTTCCTTGGCTTTGTACTGAATCTGCAGGAAAGATAGGGATATTATAAATGCTTTTTTCTTGGAGTCATTATGTTATCCTTCTTATCATTGCTTGTTGGCTCTGAGAAATTAACCTAAATGACTCAGTGAAGTAATGTACTAAATATATTAAAGTGAATAAGCTATTTAAACTAAGATAAAGAGAGCGAGCTTCGCAGTTACTCCTTGGGCTAATTAAAGTAAAAGGGAACCCAGCCAGCCCAGCGTGTTTTCTTCTCTCACTAGTAAAGAACTGCTTTCCATTCTTACACACTAGTCCCCACTTATCCACAGGGGATGATATGTTCCAAGACTGAAACCGTGCCTGAAACCGAGGTAGTACTGAAtgctatatatactgttttttttcctatacatgcaTACCTATGATAacgtttaatttataaattacgcacagtaagagattaacaacaatagtaataaactagaacaattataacaatatactgtaataaaagtaaCCGTTGATcctagcaacctcagcatacaattttttttctttccttgttaagtCACAAACTTTCAgctgttcacttaaaggaagcttctcttttcagcttctctttggcGTATCAGAATTTGCCAACATCGCTACTCTTGCTCTTGGgggtcattattaagtaaaataagggttacatGAACCcaagcactgcgataccacgACAGTagatctgataaccgagatggCTTCTAAGTGACTAAGGAGTGAGTAGCGTATATACAGTGTGGATGTGCTGGACAAAGGGTGGTTCACGACCCAGGCAGAATGGAGCAAGATGGCACCAATTTCATCACACTACGCAGAACTGcaggcaatttaaaacttatgaattatttctgcaattttccatttaatatttttgcgCCGaggttgaccatgggtaactgaaaccgcgGAAAGTGAAACCGCAGATAAGGGGCGACTGCTGTGTTCTAACATTGCTTCCAATTGCAGACACGCTGCAGGGTAAAATAGTTGAGCACGGATTGCAGTCCATGCCAGATAGCCTTCTGAAGTTGGAATTTTTCCTGTTAGCAGAGTATTAAATGGTTTAAGTAAATTGAATCCACAAGCCTGAGACGAGctgtttcttattataaatagAGTATAAATAGAGACAGGCTTCTTCGTGGGATAGGGTTTACAACCTGGGAACATCTGGTAAGAATTGACCAATTATAGGGATTCGTGGGAAAGTGGGGAGTGAGCCTAAGATGATGAAAGACAAAGCGCTAACAAAAGCCTAACTTCTGGATTATTGTGATTTCTTTCATGGGTTGTGGTTTAATCACCAGGATATGGTGTTACATCTGAGCCAACCATATTTCTTACAATAATAACTCCCAATGACTTTTTTTCACTGTCAGGACCCCtctttaatatgaaaaaagaagagacagaggaaaaagtTGTCTCCACTCACCTGGATGGGCTGGTCTCATGTTCACCTGGTGGGAACTGGTCTGTTCATGCTGGTTTTTGAGGGCCAGCAGTCCATTTGATTAATTGAAGCCCATGCTTGACCAGTTATTAAGCATTTTTAATATCATCCCTGGATactctgtactttttaaaaacatcataacTATGtctatatgaatttttaaaattgtagtgCATGTGTGGTAAATGTAATTCAATCTGAATATAGTTTTTGGTCTGCATATTTATGAGCCTAAGTCTTTGCACACCTCTTACAGGTACTCTGCAAAgcctttcaaatttatttgcctTCAAGTTGAGAAACAATTATTTATGGAATTGATGCACAAGAAAAGAGAGATTCAACACAATTGTTACTAGgtaccctcctcctccccctcctgtgtcctcactcctccctctttcttctccttcccatcatcttcccctcctgccccttcccctttCTTGCTTGACGTATAATAGGCACTTAGTccatatttgttaaaaaaaaaaaaaaaaaaaaagaaaatgaatccatGAAGTGGAATTCGGTTGAGAAATAGGAgttgaacaaattatttaa
This window harbors:
- the CTSC gene encoding dipeptidyl peptidase 1 isoform X2, which produces MEPVPGISPGSRSGQSQVRGSEHSRFPPPPAPQPRSSPAHRFPSLEASGRPAPRDPAPAARRVSGPAGYFRAREVQVALLPACRPPVLLPLPPPLRAPATMGPWSGSFLAAFLVLLSTVGPARCDTPANCTYPDLLGTWVFQVGRSGSQRDINCSVVGPPEKKVVVHLEKLDTAYDDLGNSGHFTIVYNQGFEIVLNDYKWFAFFKDVTDFVSQLFMQLGTVGIYDLPHLRNKLVIK